Proteins from one Triticum aestivum cultivar Chinese Spring chromosome 7A, IWGSC CS RefSeq v2.1, whole genome shotgun sequence genomic window:
- the LOC123151679 gene encoding probable L-type lectin-domain containing receptor kinase S.5 has protein sequence MARHDSLRRFGASCLVAVLFLWLCAAFVCSAREQRPLRELEERVVVRSYGPYASFDRSDSATLQVLKDAIINGGALQLTPDTRNSDAYLVNKSGSVLLKQPFTIWHTLPDDETEVPGGGNGGTGTGRAPRPQPPRVRVVSFNSTFSMNVFYDKAVPGEGLAFVIAPSLDKPPPGSHGGFLGLTNATLQAAGPSKNRFVAIEFDTFNQSHDPSANHVGLDIGSVVSNATANLADFNITIATNAQTSANYTVWIEYDGVGRRVTVYMGGKGKPKPATPVLASPLDLSEHVPEQAYIGFTASTGTTFELNCILEWSMSIETFPKKEKKEWIILVAVFASVAVIATAIAAFFLARMSRARRKIQRSQTRLGHTLSHLPGMPREFSYEMLRKATKNFDERLRLGKGGYGVVYKGTLPAEHGQTEPSEVAVKKFIRDDARCVEDFVKEVDIINRLRHKNIVPLIGWCYKKGQLLLVYEYMPNGSLDQHLFRRGGAQEQRAAPLSWASRYGIVADVASGLHYVHHEYGRTVLHRDIKASNVMLDASFSARLGDFGLARVIDFDRSSFTDIGVAGTRGYIAPEYSVGHKATSQTDVFAFGALVLEVVTGRTALRDDATCPLLVDFVWRMHGRGALVGAVDQDLGTAGYDSDEANRLLLLGLACSSPNPGDRPTMPEVLQIVSKKAPPPEVPLFKPTFVWPPEGGAAHFSLSDIEMTTSSGGSYVGTGTGSSTRATQETSYDSFRQPPSAPNNSQEYFPALSSGR, from the exons ATGGCGCGGCACGACTCTCTCCGGCGCTTCGGCGCCAGCTGCCTCGTCGCCGTGCTGTTTCTCTGGCTCTGCGCCGCCTTCGTCTGCAGCGCGAGGGAGCAGCGGCCGCTGCGGGAGCTGGAGGAGCGGGTGGTGGTGAGGAGCTACGGCCCGTACGCTTCCTTCGACCGGAGCGACTCGGCCACCCTGCAGGTGCTCAAGGACGCCATCATCAACGGCGGCGCGCTCCAGCTCACGCCCGACACCCGCAACAGCGACGCCTACCTCGTCAACAAATCCGGCTCCGTCCTCCTCAAGCAGCCCTTCACGATCTGGCACACTCTCCCCGACGACGAGACCGAGGTCCccggtggcggcaacggcggcaccGGCACCGGCCGtgcgccgcggccgcagcctccgcgtGTCCGTGTCGTGTCGTTCAACAGCACCTTCTCCATGAACGTGTTCTACGACAAGGCGGTCCCCGGCGAGGGCCTGGCGTTCGTCATCGCGCCCTCGCTCGACAAGCCGCCTCCCGGCAGCCACGGCGGGTTCCTCGGCCTCACCAACGCGACGCTGCAGGCCGCCGGCCCATCCAAGAACCGCTTCGTGGCGATCGAGTTCGACACCTTCAACCAGAGCCACGACCCGAGCGCTAACCACGTCGGCCTCGACATCGGCAGCGTCGTGTCCAACGCCACGGCCAACCTCGCCGACTTCAACATCACCATCGCCACCAACGCCCAGACGTCCGCCAACTACACCGTCTGGATCGAGTACGACGGCGTGGGCCGGCGTGTCACGGTGTACATGGGCGGCAAGGGGAAACCGAAGCCGGCGACCCCGGTCCTGGCCAGCCCGCTGGACCTCAGCGAGCACGTCCCCGAGCAGGCATACATCGGCTTCACGGCTTCCACGGGCACCACCTTCGAGCTCAACTGCATCCTGGAATGGAGCATGTCAATCGAGACCTTccccaagaaggagaagaaggagtggATAATCCTCGTCGCCGTCTTCGCGTCCGTCGCCGTGATCGCCACCGCCATTGCCGCCTTCTTCCTGGCCAGAATGTCGCGGGCGAGGCGCAAGATACAGAGGAGCCAGACGCGGCTGGGGCACACGCTGAGCCACCTCCCGGGGATGCCGAGGGAGTTCTCGTACGAGATGCTGAGGAAGGCGACCAAGAACTTCGACGAGCGGCTGCGGCTGGGGAAAGGAGGGTACGGCGTCGTGTACAAGGGGACGCTCCCTGCCGAGCACGGCCAGACGGAGCCGTCGGAGGTCGCCGTGAAGAAGTTCATCCGGGATGATGCCAGGTGCGTCGAGGACTTCGTCAAGGAGGTGGACATCATCAACCGCCTTCGCCACAAGAACATCGTGCCCCTCATTG GTTGGTGTTACAAGAAAGGGCAGCTGCTGCTGGTGTACGAGTACATGCCCAACGGCAGCCTCGACCAGCACCTCTTCCGGCGCGGCGGCGCCCAGGAGCAGCGGGCGGCGCCGCTCAGCTGGGCGAGCCGCTACGGCATCGTCGCCGACGTTGCCTCTGGCCTGCACTACGTGCACCACGAGTATGGCCGCACGGTGCTCCACCGCGACATCAAGGCCAGCAACGTCATGCTGGACGCGTCCTTCTCGGCGCGCCTCGGGGACTTCGGCCTCGCCCGCGTCATCGACTTCGACCGGAGCTCCTTCACCGACATCGGCGTCGCCGGCACGCGCGGTTACATCGCGCCGGAGTACTCCGTGGGGCACAAGGCCACGAGCCAGACGGACGTGTTCGCCTTCGGCGCGCTCGTGCTGGAGGTCGTCACGGGCCGCACCGCGCTGCGCGACGACGCGACCTGCCCGCTGCTGGTTGACTTCGTGTGGCGGATGCACGGCCGCGGCGCGCTGGTCGGGGCCGTGGACCAGGATCTCGGCACGGCAGGGTACGACTCCGACGAGGCCAACAGGCTGCTGCTCCTCGGACTCGCGTGCAGCAGCCCCAACCCCGGGGACAGGCCCACCATGCCGGAGGTGCTGCAGATCGTGTCCAAGaaggcgccgccgccggaggtgcCGCTGTTCAAGCCGACCTTCGTGTGGCCGCCGGAAGGGGGAGCGGCGCACTTCAGCCTGAGCGACATCGAGATGACGACGAGCAGCGGGGGCAGCTACGTCGGCACAGGCACTGGTTCGTCGACGCGCGCGACGCAGGAGACATCCTACGACAGCTTCCGGCAGCCGCCCTCGGCACCAAACAACAGCCAGGAGTACTTCCCCGCTCTGTCCTCCGGCCGGTGA